From Budorcas taxicolor isolate Tak-1 chromosome 19, Takin1.1, whole genome shotgun sequence, the proteins below share one genomic window:
- the TOM1L2 gene encoding TOM1-like protein 2 isoform X6, with the protein MEFLLGNPFSTPVGQCLEKATDGSLQSEDWTLNMEICDIINETEEGPKDAIRALKKRLNGNRNYREVMLALTVLETCVKNCGHRFHVLVANRDFIDSVLVKVISPKNSPPTIVQDKVLALIQAWADAFRSSPDLTGVVHAYEELKRKGVEFPMADLDALSPIHTPQRSVPEVDPATTTPKSQSQPRMSSGSYSAPQAPALSTAGPITANSEQIARLRSELDVVRGNTKVMSEMLTEMVPGQEDSSDLELLQELHRTCRAMQQRVVELISRVCNEEVTEELLHVNDDLNNVFLRYERFERYRSGRSAQNATNGVLSEVTEDNLIDLGPGSPAVVSPTVGSTAPPSSLSSQLASLDLGTESVSGTLSSLQQCQPQDSFDVFAQTRGSASAEQRNPLTYEDPQAIGVPAAAADGRKQSSEVKGDDLEEGVTSEEFDKFLEERAKAAEMVPSLPSPPADTPAPASNPSGRKKPERSEDALFAL; encoded by the exons GCCAAAGGACGCCATTCGGGCCCTGAAGAAGCGGCTCAACGGGAACCGGAACTACCGGGAGGTGATGCTGGCTCTAACT GTGCTGGAGACGTGTGTGAAGAACTGCGGCCACCGCTTCCACGTGCTCGTGGCCAACCGGGACTTCATTGACAGCGTCCTGGTCAAGGTCATCTCTCCCAAGAACAGCCCCCCCACCATTGTGCAGGACAAGGTGCTTGCTCTCATCCAG gcgtgggCCGATGCCTTCCGGAGCAGCCCTGACCTCACGGGGGTTGTGCACGCCTATGAGGAGCTGAAGAGGAAGGGTGTGGAGTTCCCCATGGCCGACCTGGATGCACTGTCCCCCATCCACACACCGCAGCGG AGCGTCCCGGAGGTGGACCCCGCCACGACCACGCCCAAGTCCCAGTCGCAGCCAAGAATGAGCAGTGGCTCCTACTCGGCCCCGCAGGCCCCGGCTCTGAGCACTGCGGGCCCCATCACTGCCAATTCTGAGCAG ATTGCCAGGCTGCGGAGTGAACTGGATGTTGTTCGAGGAAACACAAAAGTCATGTCTGAGATGCTAACTGAGATGGTCCCTGGGCAGGAGGACTCATCGGATCTGGAGTTGCTGCAG GAGCTGCACCGGACCTGCCGCGCCATGCAGCAGCGCGTGGTGGAGCTCATCTCCCGCGTGTGCAACGAGGAGGTCACGGAGGAGCTGCTGCACGTCAACGACGACCTCAACAACGTCTTCCTGCGTTACGAGAG GTTCGAACGATACAGGTCAGGTCGATCTGCTCAAAATGCCACTAATGGG gtgcTGAGCGAAGTGACAGAGGACAACCTCATAGACCTGGGCCCGGGGTCTCCAGCTGTGGTGAGCCCGACTGTGGGGAGCACAGCACCCccatcttccctctcctcccagctcGCCAGCTTGG ACCTGGGTACGGAGAGTGTCAGCGGCACCCTGAGCTCGCTGCAGCAGTGCCAGCCCCAGGATAGCTTCGATGTATTCGCCCAGACCAGAGGGAGTGCCTCGGCTGAGCAGCGCAACCC GCTCACCTACGAGGACCCCCAGGCTATTGGAGTACCTGCTGCGGCAGCTGATGGTCGGAAACAGAGCTCCGAAGTG AAGGGTGATGACTTGGAGGAGGGCGTCACGAGCGAAG AGTTCGATAAATTCCTTGAAGAAAGGGCCAAAGCTGCTGAAATGGTTCccagcctcccctctcccccagcggACACTCCAGCCCCAGCCTCGAATCCCTCAGGCCGGAAGAAGCCAGAGCGGTCAGAGGATGCCCTCTTTGCCCTGTGA
- the TOM1L2 gene encoding TOM1-like protein 2 isoform X1, producing MEFLLGNPFSTPVGQCLEKATDGSLQSEDWTLNMEICDIINETEEGPKDAIRALKKRLNGNRNYREVMLALTVLETCVKNCGHRFHVLVANRDFIDSVLVKVISPKNSPPTIVQDKVLALIQAWADAFRSSPDLTGVVHAYEELKRKGVEFPMADLDALSPIHTPQRSVPEVDPATTTPKSQSQPRMSSGSYSAPQAPALSTAGPITANSEQIARLRSELDVVRGNTKVMSEMLTEMVPGQEDSSDLELLQELHRTCRAMQQRVVELISRVCNEEVTEELLHVNDDLNNVFLRYERFERYRSGRSAQNATNGVLSEVTEDNLIDLGPGSPAVVSPTVGSTAPPSSLSSQLASLDLGTESVSGTLSSLQQCQPQDSFDVFAQTRGSASAEQRNPLTYEDPQAIGVPAAAADGRKQSSEVKRGKGGDSALEPIDSWLIAQGMIPVVQPSVMDDIEVWLRTDLKGDDLEEGVTSEEFDKFLEERAKAAEMVPSLPSPPADTPAPASNPSGRKKPERSEDALFAL from the exons GCCAAAGGACGCCATTCGGGCCCTGAAGAAGCGGCTCAACGGGAACCGGAACTACCGGGAGGTGATGCTGGCTCTAACT GTGCTGGAGACGTGTGTGAAGAACTGCGGCCACCGCTTCCACGTGCTCGTGGCCAACCGGGACTTCATTGACAGCGTCCTGGTCAAGGTCATCTCTCCCAAGAACAGCCCCCCCACCATTGTGCAGGACAAGGTGCTTGCTCTCATCCAG gcgtgggCCGATGCCTTCCGGAGCAGCCCTGACCTCACGGGGGTTGTGCACGCCTATGAGGAGCTGAAGAGGAAGGGTGTGGAGTTCCCCATGGCCGACCTGGATGCACTGTCCCCCATCCACACACCGCAGCGG AGCGTCCCGGAGGTGGACCCCGCCACGACCACGCCCAAGTCCCAGTCGCAGCCAAGAATGAGCAGTGGCTCCTACTCGGCCCCGCAGGCCCCGGCTCTGAGCACTGCGGGCCCCATCACTGCCAATTCTGAGCAG ATTGCCAGGCTGCGGAGTGAACTGGATGTTGTTCGAGGAAACACAAAAGTCATGTCTGAGATGCTAACTGAGATGGTCCCTGGGCAGGAGGACTCATCGGATCTGGAGTTGCTGCAG GAGCTGCACCGGACCTGCCGCGCCATGCAGCAGCGCGTGGTGGAGCTCATCTCCCGCGTGTGCAACGAGGAGGTCACGGAGGAGCTGCTGCACGTCAACGACGACCTCAACAACGTCTTCCTGCGTTACGAGAG GTTCGAACGATACAGGTCAGGTCGATCTGCTCAAAATGCCACTAATGGG gtgcTGAGCGAAGTGACAGAGGACAACCTCATAGACCTGGGCCCGGGGTCTCCAGCTGTGGTGAGCCCGACTGTGGGGAGCACAGCACCCccatcttccctctcctcccagctcGCCAGCTTGG ACCTGGGTACGGAGAGTGTCAGCGGCACCCTGAGCTCGCTGCAGCAGTGCCAGCCCCAGGATAGCTTCGATGTATTCGCCCAGACCAGAGGGAGTGCCTCGGCTGAGCAGCGCAACCC GCTCACCTACGAGGACCCCCAGGCTATTGGAGTACCTGCTGCGGCAGCTGATGGTCGGAAACAGAGCTCCGAAGTG AAGAGAGGTAAAGGTGGGGACTCTGCCCTGGAGCCCATAGACAGCTGGCTCATAGCCCAAGGAATG ATCCCCGTGGTGCAGCCCTCGGTCATGGACGACATTGAGGTGTGGCTCAGGACCGACCTG AAGGGTGATGACTTGGAGGAGGGCGTCACGAGCGAAG AGTTCGATAAATTCCTTGAAGAAAGGGCCAAAGCTGCTGAAATGGTTCccagcctcccctctcccccagcggACACTCCAGCCCCAGCCTCGAATCCCTCAGGCCGGAAGAAGCCAGAGCGGTCAGAGGATGCCCTCTTTGCCCTGTGA
- the TOM1L2 gene encoding TOM1-like protein 2 isoform X3 has protein sequence MEFLLGNPFSTPVGQCLEKATDGSLQSEDWTLNMEICDIINETEEGPKDAIRALKKRLNGNRNYREVMLALTVLETCVKNCGHRFHVLVANRDFIDSVLVKVISPKNSPPTIVQDKVLALIQAWADAFRSSPDLTGVVHAYEELKRKGVEFPMADLDALSPIHTPQRSVPEVDPATTTPKSQSQPRMSSGSYSAPQAPALSTAGPITANSEQIARLRSELDVVRGNTKVMSEMLTEMVPGQEDSSDLELLQELHRTCRAMQQRVVELISRVCNEEVTEELLHVNDDLNNVFLRYERFERYRSGRSAQNATNGVLSEVTEDNLIDLGPGSPAVVSPTVGSTAPPSSLSSQLASLDLGTESVSGTLSSLQQCQPQDSFDVFAQTRGSASAEQRNPLTYEDPQAIGVPAAAADGRKQSSEVKRGKGGDSALEPIDSWLIAQGMKGDDLEEGVTSEEFDKFLEERAKAAEMVPSLPSPPADTPAPASNPSGRKKPERSEDALFAL, from the exons GCCAAAGGACGCCATTCGGGCCCTGAAGAAGCGGCTCAACGGGAACCGGAACTACCGGGAGGTGATGCTGGCTCTAACT GTGCTGGAGACGTGTGTGAAGAACTGCGGCCACCGCTTCCACGTGCTCGTGGCCAACCGGGACTTCATTGACAGCGTCCTGGTCAAGGTCATCTCTCCCAAGAACAGCCCCCCCACCATTGTGCAGGACAAGGTGCTTGCTCTCATCCAG gcgtgggCCGATGCCTTCCGGAGCAGCCCTGACCTCACGGGGGTTGTGCACGCCTATGAGGAGCTGAAGAGGAAGGGTGTGGAGTTCCCCATGGCCGACCTGGATGCACTGTCCCCCATCCACACACCGCAGCGG AGCGTCCCGGAGGTGGACCCCGCCACGACCACGCCCAAGTCCCAGTCGCAGCCAAGAATGAGCAGTGGCTCCTACTCGGCCCCGCAGGCCCCGGCTCTGAGCACTGCGGGCCCCATCACTGCCAATTCTGAGCAG ATTGCCAGGCTGCGGAGTGAACTGGATGTTGTTCGAGGAAACACAAAAGTCATGTCTGAGATGCTAACTGAGATGGTCCCTGGGCAGGAGGACTCATCGGATCTGGAGTTGCTGCAG GAGCTGCACCGGACCTGCCGCGCCATGCAGCAGCGCGTGGTGGAGCTCATCTCCCGCGTGTGCAACGAGGAGGTCACGGAGGAGCTGCTGCACGTCAACGACGACCTCAACAACGTCTTCCTGCGTTACGAGAG GTTCGAACGATACAGGTCAGGTCGATCTGCTCAAAATGCCACTAATGGG gtgcTGAGCGAAGTGACAGAGGACAACCTCATAGACCTGGGCCCGGGGTCTCCAGCTGTGGTGAGCCCGACTGTGGGGAGCACAGCACCCccatcttccctctcctcccagctcGCCAGCTTGG ACCTGGGTACGGAGAGTGTCAGCGGCACCCTGAGCTCGCTGCAGCAGTGCCAGCCCCAGGATAGCTTCGATGTATTCGCCCAGACCAGAGGGAGTGCCTCGGCTGAGCAGCGCAACCC GCTCACCTACGAGGACCCCCAGGCTATTGGAGTACCTGCTGCGGCAGCTGATGGTCGGAAACAGAGCTCCGAAGTG AAGAGAGGTAAAGGTGGGGACTCTGCCCTGGAGCCCATAGACAGCTGGCTCATAGCCCAAGGAATG AAGGGTGATGACTTGGAGGAGGGCGTCACGAGCGAAG AGTTCGATAAATTCCTTGAAGAAAGGGCCAAAGCTGCTGAAATGGTTCccagcctcccctctcccccagcggACACTCCAGCCCCAGCCTCGAATCCCTCAGGCCGGAAGAAGCCAGAGCGGTCAGAGGATGCCCTCTTTGCCCTGTGA
- the TOM1L2 gene encoding TOM1-like protein 2 isoform X2 encodes MEFLLGNPFSTPVGQCLEKATDGSLQSEDWTLNMEICDIINETEEGPKDAIRALKKRLNGNRNYREVMLALTVLETCVKNCGHRFHVLVANRDFIDSVLVKVISPKNSPPTIVQDKVLALIQAWADAFRSSPDLTGVVHAYEELKRKGVEFPMADLDALSPIHTPQRSVPEVDPATTTPKSQSQPRMSSGSYSAPQAPALSTAGPITANSEQIARLRSELDVVRGNTKVMSEMLTEMVPGQEDSSDLELLQELHRTCRAMQQRVVELISRVCNEEVTEELLHVNDDLNNVFLRYERFERYRSGRSAQNATNGVLSEVTEDNLIDLGPGSPAVVSPTVGSTAPPSSLSSQLASLDLGTESVSGTLSSLQQCQPQDSFDVFAQTRGSASAEQRNPLTYEDPQAIGVPAAAADGRKQSSEVRGKGGDSALEPIDSWLIAQGMIPVVQPSVMDDIEVWLRTDLKGDDLEEGVTSEEFDKFLEERAKAAEMVPSLPSPPADTPAPASNPSGRKKPERSEDALFAL; translated from the exons GCCAAAGGACGCCATTCGGGCCCTGAAGAAGCGGCTCAACGGGAACCGGAACTACCGGGAGGTGATGCTGGCTCTAACT GTGCTGGAGACGTGTGTGAAGAACTGCGGCCACCGCTTCCACGTGCTCGTGGCCAACCGGGACTTCATTGACAGCGTCCTGGTCAAGGTCATCTCTCCCAAGAACAGCCCCCCCACCATTGTGCAGGACAAGGTGCTTGCTCTCATCCAG gcgtgggCCGATGCCTTCCGGAGCAGCCCTGACCTCACGGGGGTTGTGCACGCCTATGAGGAGCTGAAGAGGAAGGGTGTGGAGTTCCCCATGGCCGACCTGGATGCACTGTCCCCCATCCACACACCGCAGCGG AGCGTCCCGGAGGTGGACCCCGCCACGACCACGCCCAAGTCCCAGTCGCAGCCAAGAATGAGCAGTGGCTCCTACTCGGCCCCGCAGGCCCCGGCTCTGAGCACTGCGGGCCCCATCACTGCCAATTCTGAGCAG ATTGCCAGGCTGCGGAGTGAACTGGATGTTGTTCGAGGAAACACAAAAGTCATGTCTGAGATGCTAACTGAGATGGTCCCTGGGCAGGAGGACTCATCGGATCTGGAGTTGCTGCAG GAGCTGCACCGGACCTGCCGCGCCATGCAGCAGCGCGTGGTGGAGCTCATCTCCCGCGTGTGCAACGAGGAGGTCACGGAGGAGCTGCTGCACGTCAACGACGACCTCAACAACGTCTTCCTGCGTTACGAGAG GTTCGAACGATACAGGTCAGGTCGATCTGCTCAAAATGCCACTAATGGG gtgcTGAGCGAAGTGACAGAGGACAACCTCATAGACCTGGGCCCGGGGTCTCCAGCTGTGGTGAGCCCGACTGTGGGGAGCACAGCACCCccatcttccctctcctcccagctcGCCAGCTTGG ACCTGGGTACGGAGAGTGTCAGCGGCACCCTGAGCTCGCTGCAGCAGTGCCAGCCCCAGGATAGCTTCGATGTATTCGCCCAGACCAGAGGGAGTGCCTCGGCTGAGCAGCGCAACCC GCTCACCTACGAGGACCCCCAGGCTATTGGAGTACCTGCTGCGGCAGCTGATGGTCGGAAACAGAGCTCCGAAGTG AGAGGTAAAGGTGGGGACTCTGCCCTGGAGCCCATAGACAGCTGGCTCATAGCCCAAGGAATG ATCCCCGTGGTGCAGCCCTCGGTCATGGACGACATTGAGGTGTGGCTCAGGACCGACCTG AAGGGTGATGACTTGGAGGAGGGCGTCACGAGCGAAG AGTTCGATAAATTCCTTGAAGAAAGGGCCAAAGCTGCTGAAATGGTTCccagcctcccctctcccccagcggACACTCCAGCCCCAGCCTCGAATCCCTCAGGCCGGAAGAAGCCAGAGCGGTCAGAGGATGCCCTCTTTGCCCTGTGA
- the TOM1L2 gene encoding TOM1-like protein 2 isoform X4 — translation MEFLLGNPFSTPVGQCLEKATDGSLQSEDWTLNMEICDIINETEEGPKDAIRALKKRLNGNRNYREVMLALTVLETCVKNCGHRFHVLVANRDFIDSVLVKVISPKNSPPTIVQDKVLALIQAWADAFRSSPDLTGVVHAYEELKRKGVEFPMADLDALSPIHTPQRSVPEVDPATTTPKSQSQPRMSSGSYSAPQAPALSTAGPITANSEQIARLRSELDVVRGNTKVMSEMLTEMVPGQEDSSDLELLQELHRTCRAMQQRVVELISRVCNEEVTEELLHVNDDLNNVFLRYERFERYRSGRSAQNATNGVLSEVTEDNLIDLGPGSPAVVSPTVGSTAPPSSLSSQLASLDLGTESVSGTLSSLQQCQPQDSFDVFAQTRGSASAEQRNPLTYEDPQAIGVPAAAADGRKQSSEVRGKGGDSALEPIDSWLIAQGMKGDDLEEGVTSEEFDKFLEERAKAAEMVPSLPSPPADTPAPASNPSGRKKPERSEDALFAL, via the exons GCCAAAGGACGCCATTCGGGCCCTGAAGAAGCGGCTCAACGGGAACCGGAACTACCGGGAGGTGATGCTGGCTCTAACT GTGCTGGAGACGTGTGTGAAGAACTGCGGCCACCGCTTCCACGTGCTCGTGGCCAACCGGGACTTCATTGACAGCGTCCTGGTCAAGGTCATCTCTCCCAAGAACAGCCCCCCCACCATTGTGCAGGACAAGGTGCTTGCTCTCATCCAG gcgtgggCCGATGCCTTCCGGAGCAGCCCTGACCTCACGGGGGTTGTGCACGCCTATGAGGAGCTGAAGAGGAAGGGTGTGGAGTTCCCCATGGCCGACCTGGATGCACTGTCCCCCATCCACACACCGCAGCGG AGCGTCCCGGAGGTGGACCCCGCCACGACCACGCCCAAGTCCCAGTCGCAGCCAAGAATGAGCAGTGGCTCCTACTCGGCCCCGCAGGCCCCGGCTCTGAGCACTGCGGGCCCCATCACTGCCAATTCTGAGCAG ATTGCCAGGCTGCGGAGTGAACTGGATGTTGTTCGAGGAAACACAAAAGTCATGTCTGAGATGCTAACTGAGATGGTCCCTGGGCAGGAGGACTCATCGGATCTGGAGTTGCTGCAG GAGCTGCACCGGACCTGCCGCGCCATGCAGCAGCGCGTGGTGGAGCTCATCTCCCGCGTGTGCAACGAGGAGGTCACGGAGGAGCTGCTGCACGTCAACGACGACCTCAACAACGTCTTCCTGCGTTACGAGAG GTTCGAACGATACAGGTCAGGTCGATCTGCTCAAAATGCCACTAATGGG gtgcTGAGCGAAGTGACAGAGGACAACCTCATAGACCTGGGCCCGGGGTCTCCAGCTGTGGTGAGCCCGACTGTGGGGAGCACAGCACCCccatcttccctctcctcccagctcGCCAGCTTGG ACCTGGGTACGGAGAGTGTCAGCGGCACCCTGAGCTCGCTGCAGCAGTGCCAGCCCCAGGATAGCTTCGATGTATTCGCCCAGACCAGAGGGAGTGCCTCGGCTGAGCAGCGCAACCC GCTCACCTACGAGGACCCCCAGGCTATTGGAGTACCTGCTGCGGCAGCTGATGGTCGGAAACAGAGCTCCGAAGTG AGAGGTAAAGGTGGGGACTCTGCCCTGGAGCCCATAGACAGCTGGCTCATAGCCCAAGGAATG AAGGGTGATGACTTGGAGGAGGGCGTCACGAGCGAAG AGTTCGATAAATTCCTTGAAGAAAGGGCCAAAGCTGCTGAAATGGTTCccagcctcccctctcccccagcggACACTCCAGCCCCAGCCTCGAATCCCTCAGGCCGGAAGAAGCCAGAGCGGTCAGAGGATGCCCTCTTTGCCCTGTGA
- the TOM1L2 gene encoding TOM1-like protein 2 isoform X5: MEFLLGNPFSTPVGQCLEKATDGSLQSEDWTLNMEICDIINETEEGPKDAIRALKKRLNGNRNYREVMLALTVLETCVKNCGHRFHVLVANRDFIDSVLVKVISPKNSPPTIVQDKVLALIQAWADAFRSSPDLTGVVHAYEELKRKGVEFPMADLDALSPIHTPQRSVPEVDPATTTPKSQSQPRMSSGSYSAPQAPALSTAGPITANSEQIARLRSELDVVRGNTKVMSEMLTEMVPGQEDSSDLELLQELHRTCRAMQQRVVELISRVCNEEVTEELLHVNDDLNNVFLRYERFERYRSGRSAQNATNGVLSEVTEDNLIDLGPGSPAVVSPTVGSTAPPSSLSSQLASLDLGTESVSGTLSSLQQCQPQDSFDVFAQTRGSASAEQRNPLTYEDPQAIGVPAAAADGRKQSSEVIPVVQPSVMDDIEVWLRTDLKGDDLEEGVTSEEFDKFLEERAKAAEMVPSLPSPPADTPAPASNPSGRKKPERSEDALFAL; this comes from the exons GCCAAAGGACGCCATTCGGGCCCTGAAGAAGCGGCTCAACGGGAACCGGAACTACCGGGAGGTGATGCTGGCTCTAACT GTGCTGGAGACGTGTGTGAAGAACTGCGGCCACCGCTTCCACGTGCTCGTGGCCAACCGGGACTTCATTGACAGCGTCCTGGTCAAGGTCATCTCTCCCAAGAACAGCCCCCCCACCATTGTGCAGGACAAGGTGCTTGCTCTCATCCAG gcgtgggCCGATGCCTTCCGGAGCAGCCCTGACCTCACGGGGGTTGTGCACGCCTATGAGGAGCTGAAGAGGAAGGGTGTGGAGTTCCCCATGGCCGACCTGGATGCACTGTCCCCCATCCACACACCGCAGCGG AGCGTCCCGGAGGTGGACCCCGCCACGACCACGCCCAAGTCCCAGTCGCAGCCAAGAATGAGCAGTGGCTCCTACTCGGCCCCGCAGGCCCCGGCTCTGAGCACTGCGGGCCCCATCACTGCCAATTCTGAGCAG ATTGCCAGGCTGCGGAGTGAACTGGATGTTGTTCGAGGAAACACAAAAGTCATGTCTGAGATGCTAACTGAGATGGTCCCTGGGCAGGAGGACTCATCGGATCTGGAGTTGCTGCAG GAGCTGCACCGGACCTGCCGCGCCATGCAGCAGCGCGTGGTGGAGCTCATCTCCCGCGTGTGCAACGAGGAGGTCACGGAGGAGCTGCTGCACGTCAACGACGACCTCAACAACGTCTTCCTGCGTTACGAGAG GTTCGAACGATACAGGTCAGGTCGATCTGCTCAAAATGCCACTAATGGG gtgcTGAGCGAAGTGACAGAGGACAACCTCATAGACCTGGGCCCGGGGTCTCCAGCTGTGGTGAGCCCGACTGTGGGGAGCACAGCACCCccatcttccctctcctcccagctcGCCAGCTTGG ACCTGGGTACGGAGAGTGTCAGCGGCACCCTGAGCTCGCTGCAGCAGTGCCAGCCCCAGGATAGCTTCGATGTATTCGCCCAGACCAGAGGGAGTGCCTCGGCTGAGCAGCGCAACCC GCTCACCTACGAGGACCCCCAGGCTATTGGAGTACCTGCTGCGGCAGCTGATGGTCGGAAACAGAGCTCCGAAGTG ATCCCCGTGGTGCAGCCCTCGGTCATGGACGACATTGAGGTGTGGCTCAGGACCGACCTG AAGGGTGATGACTTGGAGGAGGGCGTCACGAGCGAAG AGTTCGATAAATTCCTTGAAGAAAGGGCCAAAGCTGCTGAAATGGTTCccagcctcccctctcccccagcggACACTCCAGCCCCAGCCTCGAATCCCTCAGGCCGGAAGAAGCCAGAGCGGTCAGAGGATGCCCTCTTTGCCCTGTGA